The following coding sequences lie in one Nakaseomyces glabratus chromosome I, complete sequence genomic window:
- the CAF130 gene encoding CCR4-NOT core subunit CAF130 (CAGL0I10428g~Ortholog(s) have role in positive regulation of transcription elongation from RNA polymerase II promoter and CCR4-NOT core complex, cytosol localization), which produces MGKKKKSKNSQVPKTEDNDAEIVEAEKNPPTNDLGLLLRELVNRSQGERLPKVPDVLRRLFYTYFSEMDPSYILEKQSYRAHKFDVIPFEYLEKIYRDEDLSTTSYSRPRFEDNFFYELLTIALFTTKPGNKILHFFKNTGLDSAIEHNDSDDTLFHSPAYEHLKMLWKWEDEYLHNLLQFILKNRNVDIDLGNYCKTSYKRPLTFLLTCPNNNIKHRFLLSEEFNILEEYLYAAQSNIKSKIAIAIQSTIGKHMNFFTMTLHLYDRVTEYNQSYLRYEITDDENALCQFDESLLDVLLEFERYVTTDDIEAILLQSGRINKVKDISSAIERGDYKWEQGTLRSLTPNNHKADNEEEVILSFDINENGLQEVPNIMKDSMLRHSILFEFLGLSQRNTLAPYLEMQFKTLAGLVDPLTQPTPNDTHIISIDLLHGLYTGLVHPALIKSGKARNYDWKYLCGFNLIKIVWKSLKKLHCSSYDTLNNIGNFEEGNDWRQTLEYWIPKNLNTQDLELLYMIDILSVYAIYKLYEDQPIQNNPFLFELFSVWKYITKIIFLGLQVDRIEEQNDSEETPLMIRATVRGASAFRAALTTILNRQIENNEHDFKHEPINTFMSPHGRKLCSGSLYADMRVSTKIFVENGVELDDITNLLTDLQPGDRFDEDVEYMFDYEYEDYNLVSDSEDMDEKADNESDGVRPAPIFRRCNCVFEDDKIMDESTIDHQSLITDMELENNAISTKDENDKIKIISQPEPFTVRMRSFFDFNYGGKDWRDIPRGENLYYNGEFVFVQECSSSEFASYFSKAVNSVLDISESNRLIQLVASCIREEQDRMVIYHGMSQLPLANGDVNKSKLTVDEIYDQISSSNNFAKMLYQDTELACGLMDELLMIVGYRRVLIWFLTHINITFPLIHYIFELVMGYRVGFSDGDANGDNNKKSSTGKCGFSRLGTVALSSIEKQMLLQEFFLNATVSLSAKSFESNGTEIDNYDDNADEDNEYISSYAVGIVTLICNMVKTLVRAGQMDVSKSEYTVELQTLLVNWISLIPEAKELFFFLKQEAHEFDIQDSLEPINESELQTSGNINEPAATDSIPLDDTINTSLTSSTKNSNATDALSTFLETVEETSVQPPQIGRKVIYKGTKILPLPEQERPIPFHLLFERAEHLI; this is translated from the coding sequence ATGgggaaaaagaagaaatctaAGAACTCTCAAGTACCTAAAACGGAGGATAACGATGCTGAAATAGTTGAAGCGGAAAAGAACCCACCCACTAATGATTTAGGCCTGCTTTTGAGAGAATTGGTGAATAGAAGCCAGGGCGAAAGGCTGCCGAAGGTTCCCGATGTGCTTCGAAGATTATTTTATACCTACTTTTCAGAAATGGATCCATCTTACATACTTGAAAAACAAAGTTATCGAGCTCACAAGTTTGATGTCATTCCTTTTGAATACTtggaaaaaatatatcGTGATGAAGACTTGAGCACAACGAGCTATTCAAGGCCCCGCTTTGAAGATAATTTTTTCTATGAGCTCCTCACCATAGCTCTCTTCACAACAAAACCTGGCAATAAGATACtgcatttttttaaaaatacaGGACTGGACTCTGCAATTGAACACAATGATAGTGATGACACTCTTTTTCATTCCCCCGCCTATGAACATCTGAAAATGTTGTGGAAATGGGAAGATGAATACTTACACAATTTATTGCAGTTTATACTTAAGAACAGAAATGTGGATATTGATTTAGGGAACTATTGCAAGACAAGTTACAAGCGGCCGTTAACCTTCTTACTAACTTGTCCCAATAACAACATTAAGCATAGGTTCTTGCTGTCAGAAGAGTTCAATATATTAGAAGAGTATCTTTATGCTGCACAGAGTAacataaaatcaaaaatagcAATAGCTATCCAATCCACCATCGGTAAACACATGAACTTTTTCACTATGACATTACATCTGTACGATAGAGTAACTGAGTATAATCAATCGTATTTAAGGTACGAAATTACAGACGATGAAAATGCATTATGCCAGTTTGATGAGTCGTTGCTAGATGTTTTGCTCGAATTTGAACGCTATGTTACTACTGATGATATCGAAGCAATATTACTCCAGTCTGGCAGAATAAACAAAGTCAAGGATATCAGTTCTGCCATAGAGAGAGGAGATTATAAATGGGAGCAAGGTACTTTGAGGAGCTTAACCCCAAACAACCATAAGGCTGATAATGAGGAAGAAGTTATACTTTCATTTGatatcaatgaaaatgggcttcaagaagttccaaatataatgaagGACAGTATGTTACGGCACAGCATTCTCTTTGAATTTCTGGGACTTAGCCAAAGAAATACTTTAGCACCATACTTGGAGATGCAATTCAAAACTTTAGCGGGATTGGTAGATCCTTTGACACAACCTACCCCAAACGACACTCATATCATATCAATTGATCTCCTTCATGGTTTGTATACAGGCCTAGTTCATCCTGCATTGATTAAATCTGGTAAAGCACGGAATTATGATTGGAAATATTTATGTGGCTTCAACTTAATTAAGATCGTATGGAAAAGTTTAAAAAAGTTACATTGCAGCAGCTATGATACACTTAATAATATCGGAAATTTCGAAGAAGGTAATGATTGGAGGCAGACTCTTGAATATTGGAtaccaaaaaatttgaatacCCAAGATCTAGAATTGCTTTATATGATTGATATTTTGTCGGTTTACGCaatttataaattataCGAAGACCAGCCAATACAAAATAACCCCTTTCTGTTCGaattattttctgtttgGAAATATATTACAAAAATTATCTTTTTGGGGCTGCAAGTGGATagaattgaagaacaaaatgACTCCGAAGAAACGCCTTTAATGATAAGGGCAACTGTTAGGGGTGCATCAGCTTTTCGGGCTGCATTAACAACAATATTAAACAGacaaatagaaaataatgaaCATGATTTCAAACATGAGCCAATTAACACCTTCATGTCACCTCATGGAAGAAAATTATGTAGTGGCTCCCTTTATGCGGATATGCGTGTATCCACCAAAATATTCGTAGAGAACGGAGTAGAGCTCGATGACATAACAAATTTACTGACAGATTTACAGCCTGGTGATCgttttgatgaagatgtcGAGTATATGTTTGACTATGAATACGAGGATTACAATTTGGTATCTGATTCTGAGGATATGGACGAGAAAGCCGATAATGAAAGTGATGGAGTAAGGCCAGCTCCAATCTTTAGAAGGTGTAATTGTGTCTTCGAAGATGATAAAATAATGGATGAAAGCACAATAGACCACCAATCCCTAATAACAGATATGGAATTAGAAAATAATGCAATATCAActaaagatgaaaatgataaaattaaaattatatCACAGCCAGAGCCGTTTACGGTCAGGATGCGTAGCTTTTTTGACTTTAACTATGGTGGTAAAGACTGGAGAGATATACCGCGAGGGGAAAACTTATACTacaacggtgagtttgtTTTCGTTCAGGAATGTTCATCTTCTGAGTTTGCTTCGTATTTTTCTAAAGCTGTTAATTCCGTGTTGGATATATCAGAGTCTAATCGTCTTATTCAGTTAGTAGCCTCTTGCATTAGGGAAGAACAGGATCGCATGGTTATCTATCATGGAATGTCACAACTACCATTAGCCAATGGGGATGTcaataaatcaaaattaACAGTAGATGAAATTTATGATCAAATTAGTTCATCAAACAATTTTGCTAAAATGCTATATCAGGATACTGAATTGGCATGTGGTTTGATGGATGAGCTTCTAATGATAGTGGGATACAGAAGAGTCTTGATATGGTTTTTAACGCACATAAACATCACATTTCCCCTGATACATTACATTTTTGAATTGGTAATGGGCTATAGAGTGGGATTCTCAGATGGAGATGCTAATGGCGACAACAATAAGAAATCTAGTACAGGGAAATGCGGATTTTCAAGACTAGGTACGGTAGCTTTATCCTCTATTGAAAAGCAAATGTTATTGCAAGAATTCTTCCTAAATGCAACAGTGTCGTTATCGGCAAAATCATTTGAATCCAACGGCACTGAAATTGATAATTACGATGACAATGCTGATGAGGacaatgaatatatatctTCATATGCTGTTGGCATTGTTACATTGATATGCAACATGGTTAAGACGCTTGTGAGAGCTGGCCAAATGGATGTCTCCAAAAGTGAATACACAGTTGAGCTCCAAACTCTATTAGTAAATTGGATATCTCTGATACCTGAAGCAAAAGagctgtttttttttctaaaacAAGAGGCACATGAATTTGATATACAAGATAGCTTGGAACCTATAAACGAGAGTGAACTGCAAACTTCTGGCAACATAAATGAACCAGCAGCAACCGACTCGATACCGCTTGATGATACTATAAATACTTCCCTAACTAGctcaacaaaaaattcaaaCGCGACTGACGCCCTGAGTACATTTTTGGAGACTGTCGAAGAGACTAGCGTTCAACCACCACAAATCGGTCGCAAAGTCATATACAAGGGTACCAAGATACTTCCATTACCCGAACAGGAAAGACCAATACCTTTCCATCTCCTCTTTGAAAGGGCAGAGCATCTAATATAA
- the PHB1 gene encoding prohibitin subunit PHB1 (CAGL0I10472g~Ortholog(s) have role in inner mitochondrial membrane organization, mitochondrion inheritance, mitochondrion morphogenesis, negative regulation of proteolysis, protein folding, replicative cell aging): MSQQANNFVRLITKVAIPVGIAVSGLQYSMYDVQGGSRGVIFDRLQGVKSDVVGEGTHFLVPWLQKAIIYDVRTKPKSIATNTGTKDLQMVSLTLRVLHRPDVMQLPLIYQNLGLDYDERVLPSIGNEVLKSIVAQFDAAELITQREIVSQKIRQELSNRANEFGIRLEDVSITHMTFGPEFTKAVEQKQIAQQDAERARFLVEKAEQERQASVIRAEGEAESAEYISKALSKVGDGLLLIRRLEASKEIAQTLANSNNITYLPSNHAGGDKDDKGSPNTLLLNLGRS, translated from the coding sequence ATGTCGCAACAAGCTAATAATTTTGTGAGATTGATCACTAAGGTGGCCATCCCTGTGGGTATTGCAGTGTCTGGGTTGCAGTACTCTATGTATGATGTGCAAGGTGGTTCTCGTGGTGTTATCTTTGACAGGCTACAAGGTGTAAAGTCTGACGTCGTTGGCGAAGGCACTCACTTCCTGGTTCCGTGGCTGCAGAAGGCGATCATATATGATGTGAGGACGAAGCCCAAGAGCATTGCCACCAACACTGGTACCAAGGACTTGCAGATGGTGTCCCTGACCCTGAGGGTGTTGCACAGGCCGGATGTGATGCAATTGCCGCTTATATACCAGAACCTAGGTCTGGACTACGACGAGAGGGTTCTGCCCTCCATCGGTAACGAGGTTCTGAAGTCGATCGTGGCCCAGTTTGATGCAGCTGAGCTGATCACCCAGAGAGAGATTGTGTCGCAGAAGATCAGGCAGGAGCTGTCCAACAGAGCCAACGAGTTCGGCATCCGTCTGGAGGACGTCTCCATAACGCACATGACGTTTGGTCCCGAGTTCACGAAGGCCGTTGAGCAGAAGCAGATTGCGCAGCAGGACGCTGAGCGTGCCAGGTTCCTGGTGGAGAAGGCCGAGCAAGAGAGGCAGGCGAGTGTTATCCGTGCTGAGGGTGAAGCTGAGAGTGCCGAGTACATCTCCAAGGCCTTGAGCAAAGTTGGTGACGGTCTGTTGCTGATCAGACGGTTGGAAGCGTCCAAGGAGATTGCGCAGACGTTGGCCAACTCTAACAACATTACCTACTTGCCTAGCAACCATGCAGGCGGTGACAAGGACGACAAGGGGAGTCCCAACACGTTGCTGTTGAACCTCGGCAGGTCGTGA
- the PRE9 gene encoding proteasome core particle subunit alpha 3 (CAGL0I10406g~Ortholog(s) have role in establishment of cell polarity, proteasomal ubiquitin-independent protein catabolic process, proteasome core complex assembly, proteasome-mediated ubiquitin-dependent protein catabolic process) → MGSRRYDSRTTIFSPEGRLYQVEYALESISHAGTAIGIMTSEGIVLAAERKVTSTLLEQDTSTEKLYKLNDRTTVAVAGLTADAEILINTARIHAQNYLKTYNEEIPVEMLVRKLSDIKQGYTQYGGLRPYGVSFIYAGYDDRYGYQLYTSNPSGNYTGWKAISVGANTSAAQTLLQMDYKDEMTLDDAVELALKTLSKTTDSSSLTYDRLEFATLKKKGETEEFEQKIFKPAEIKQLLIKTGISKKSDEDEDVEMS, encoded by the coding sequence ATGGGTTCAAGAAGATACGATTCGAGAACTACGATTTTTTCTCCAGAAGGTAGATTGTACCAAGTTGAGTATGCTTTGGAGTCTATTTCGCATGCAGGTACAGCAATTGGTATTATGACTTCGGAAGGTATAGTTTTAGCTGCTGAGCGGAAAGTTACGAGTACTTTGCTGGAACAGGATACTTCCACGGAAAAACTATATAAGCTTAATGACAGAACCACTGTTGCTGTAGCTGGTTTGACGGCAGATGCTGAAATACTGATAAATACTGCCAGAATACATGCACAAAACTACTTAAAGACGTACAATGAGGAAATCCCAGTAGAGATGCTTGTGAGAAAGTTAAGTGATATTAAACAAGGTTACACTCAATACGGTGGTTTGCGTCCATATGGTGTCTCTTTCATTTACGCTGGCTATGATGATAGATATGGTTACCAATTGTACACATCAAATCCATCTGGTAACTACACTGGCTGGAAGGCTATCAGTGTAGGTGCCAACACATCAGCTGCACAAACATTGCTACAGATGGACTACAAGGATGAAATGACTTTGGATGACGCTGTAGAACTAGCATTGAAGACCCTATCAAAAACAACAGACAGCAGCTCACTTACATATGACAGATTAGAGTTTGCAActttaaagaagaagggtGAAACAGAGGAATTTGAGCAGAAGATATTTAAACCAGctgaaataaaacaattacTAATAAAAACTGGTATTTCCAAAAAGAGtgatgaagacgaagatGTAGAAATGTCATAG
- the TPO2 gene encoding spermine transporter (CAGL0I10384g~Predicted polyamine transporter of the major facilitator superfamily; required for azole resistance), giving the protein MVDQESLVSFSSETSQSINSDIDIESQQQPRQYIPSNEKDGNKERLHLTRTETVKSLQEMGMTQDAPIPDVNAPQTTTKNAIFPEEYTMETPTGLVPVATLQSLGRTSTAISKSRTRQIERSVSRRSQNIAASSNSSNKEELEDEEEVSSDMSNQQPELDPEIEFVTFVTGDPTNPHNWPLWIRWAYTVILSCLVICVAYGSACITGGLFTVQEQYHVGLEAAILSCSLMVIGFSLGPLIWSPVSDLYGRRLAYFISMGLYTIFNIPCALSPNLGGLLVCRFLCGVFSSSGLCLVGGSIADMFPSETRGRAIAFFAFAPYTGPIIGPLVNGFVSVCTRRMDLIFWINMAFAGVMWIIVAFIPETYAPVILKWRAAKLRKETGNPKIMTEQEAQGVSVNEMMKACLIRPLYFAVTEPVLDLTCFYVCLIYSLLYAFFFAFPVVFGELYGYKDNLIGLMFIPILIGATMALATTFYCENEYLKLVKKRKPTPEDRLFGAMIGAPFAAAALWILGATSYKHIIWVGPASSGLAFGYGMVLIYYSLNNYIIDCYVQYASSALATKVFLRSAGGAAFPLFTNQMYHKLGLQWASWLLAFISTAMILLPFGFYYYGKTLRHKLSKKDYSIDTIEGY; this is encoded by the coding sequence atgGTGGATCAAGAATCATTGGTTTCGTTTTCTTCAGAGACTTCGCAGTCCATCAACAGTGATATCGACATCGAGTCGCAGCAACAGCCAAGACAATATATTCCTAGCAATGAAAAAGATGGTAACAAAGAAAGACTACATCTAACACGTACCGAAACGGTAAAATCATTGCAAGAAATGGGTATGACTCAGGATGCTCCAATCCCTGATGTTAACGCCCCTCAAACTACCACCAAAAACGCTATCTTCCCAGAAGAGTACACAATGGAGACACCAACAGGTTTGGTTCCCGTGGCTACTTTGCAATCGCTGGGTAGAACATCTACAGCTATCTCTAAATCTAGGACAAGACAGATCGAGAGGTCTGTCTCTCGTCGTAGTCAGAATATCGCAGCTTCAAGCAACTCGTCAAACAAggaagaacttgaagatgaggaagaagtCTCTAGCGATATGTCAAATCAACAACCTGAACTTGACCCAGAGATTGAGTTTGTTACATTTGTGACCGGTGATCCAACAAACCCTCATAACTGGCCACTGTGGATCCGTTGGGCTTACACAGTCATCTTATCCTGCCTGGTCATCTGTGTTGCTTACGGTTCTGCTTGTATCACAGGTGGTCTATTTACTGTTCAAGAGCAATACCACGTTGGTTTAGAAGCTGCTATTCTATCTTGTTCCTTAATGGTTATCGGTTTCTCCTTGGGTCCATTGATCTGGTCGCCAGTCAGTGATCTTTACGGTAGACGTTTGGCTTACTTCATCTCTATGGGTCTATACACTATCTTTAACATTCCATGCGCTTTATCGCCTAATTTGGGTGGTCTATTGGTTTGTAGATTTTTATGTGGTGTGTTCTCTTCCTCAGGTTTGTGTCTAGTTGGTGGTTCCATTGCCGATATGTTCCCAAGTGAAACGAGAGGTAGAGCTATTGCTTTCTTCGCTTTCGCTCCATACACAGGCCCTATCATCGGTCCACTTGTTAACGGATTTGTTTCAGTTTGTACCAGAAGAATggatttgattttttggATCAACATGGCCTTCGCTGGTGTTATGTGGATCATTGTCGCATTCATTCCTGAAACATACGCTCCTGTTATCTTGAAATGGCGTGCAGCTAAATTAAGAAAGGAAACTGGTAATCCAAAGATTATGACAGAACAAGAAGCACAAGGTGTTTCCGTCAATGAAATGATGAAAGCTTGTTTGATCAGACCACTATATTTTGCAGTCACTGAGCCTGTTCTAGACTTAACTTGTTTCTACGTCTGTCTAATTTACTCTCTACTGTatgctttcttctttgcaTTCCCAGTGGTCTTCGGTGAACTTTATGGTTACAAAGATAATTTAATCGGTTTAATGTTTATCCCAATTCTAATCGGTGCTACCATGGCATTAGCAACTACATTCTATTGTGAAAACGAGTACCTGAAATTGGtgaaaaagagaaagcCTACGCCAGAAGATCGTTTGTTCGGTGCCATGATTGGTGCACCTTTCGCTGCTGCTGCATTGTGGATCCTTGGTGCTACTTCTTATAAGCATATTATATGGGTTGGTCCTGCTTCTTCTGGTCTAGCTTTTGGTTATGGTATGGTGTTGATTTACTATTCCTTGAACAACTACATTATTGATTGTTATGTTCAATATGCCTCAAGTGCTTTGGCTACTAAGGTTTTCTTAAGATCCGCCGGTGGTGCTGCTTTCCCATTATTTACTAATCAGATGTACCATAAATTGGGTCTTCAATGGGCAAGTTGGTTGTTGGCTTTTATTTCAACTGCTATGATTTTGCTACCATTCGGTTTCTATTATTACGGTAAGACGTTGAGACACAAACTTTCAAAGAAAGACTACTCTATCGATACCATTGAAGGATACTAa
- the PEX4 gene encoding E2 ubiquitin-protein ligase peroxin 4 (CAGL0I10450g~Ortholog(s) have ubiquitin-protein transferase activity, role in protein autoubiquitination, protein import into peroxisome matrix, receptor recycling, protein monoubiquitination and peroxisome localization), with the protein MARISKELLKIRKALEHGDSEFLVDLAPVDDSDLSRWFAVIKGPAETPYYPYEFKLAIEVPASYPMVPPTIKFVSDAKAGIRVPPHCNVDRRTGEICLDILKPEGWSPIWDILHVVQAIHILLQEPVPDSPLDVDMANILKNNDMSAYNGIIRYFLTEIDSP; encoded by the coding sequence ATGGCAAGAATTAGTAAAGAACTGCTGAAGATAAGGAAGGCACTGGAGCACGGGGACTCTGAATTTCTAGTGGACCTTGCACCAGTAGATGACTCTGATCTGTCTCGGTGGTTCGCTGTGATCAAAGGCCCAGCAGAGACACCTTATTACCCGTATGAGTTCAAATTGGCAATAGAAGTACCCGCCAGTTACCCTATGGTACCACCTACTATCAAATTTGTATCTGATGCGAAGGCAGGTATCCGAGTCCCTCCGCATTGCAATGTGGATAGGAGAACGGGCGAGATCTGTTTGGATATACTGAAACCAGAAGGGTGGTCGCCGATCTGGGATATCCTGCATGTAGTCCAAGCAATACATATACTACTCCAAGAACCGGTGCCAGACTCACCACTGGACGTCGACATGGCAAACATCCTCAAAAACAACGACATGAGCGCATACAATGGCATTATCAGGTACTTCCTCACTGAAATCGACTCACCATGA
- the FHN1 gene encoding Fhn1p (CAGL0I10494g~Ortholog(s) have role in eisosome assembly, plasma membrane organization, protein localization to plasma membrane and Golgi apparatus, eisosome, growing cell tip, membrane raft, plasma membrane localization), with the protein MLSVADNLLRIVNAVFLIICIGLASSLINTRKRHSSRVNFCLFAAAYGIATDSLYGIFANFFEPLAWPLVLFVLDFLNFVFTFTAGTVLAVGIRAHSCNNKRYLERETKIVQGSGTRCRQAQALVAFFYFSMAIFLAKMIMSIVSVVSNGAFGAKLRRKHHTEVGVPSISQV; encoded by the coding sequence ATGCTTTCTGTTGCTGACAACCTTTTGCGTATAGTTAATGCTGTTTTCCTGATTATCTGTATTGGTCTGGCCTCGTCGCTGATCAACACCAGGAAGAGACACTCCTCCCGTGTCAACTTCTGTCTGTTTGCCGCTGCGTACGGTATCGCTACCGACTCCCTCTACGGTATCTTCGCTAACTTCTTCGAGCCATTGGCTTGGCCTCTGGTCCTGTTCGTCCTGGACTTCTTGAACTTCGTGTTCACCTTCACCGCTGGTACAGTCCTTGCAGTCGGTATCAGAGCCCACTCCTGTAACAACAAGAGGTACCTGGAAAGAGAGACCAAGATCGTCCAGGGCTCCGGCACCAGATGCAGACAGGCCCAGGCCCTAGTCGCCTTCTTCTACTTCTCCATGGCCATCTTCTTGGCTAAGATGATCATGTCCATCGTATCTGTCGTCTCCAACGGTGCCTTCGGTGCTAAGCTAAGAAGAAAGCACCACACCGAGGTCGGCGTCCCATCCATCTCCCAGGTCTAA